From Micrococcus porci, one genomic window encodes:
- a CDS encoding LamB/YcsF family protein produces the protein MSHAPQIDLNSDVGESFGSWTMGDDAAIMPSVSSANVACGFHAGDPSGIAATCRAAVAAGVTIGAHVGYRDLAGFGRRFLDCSPTELADDVLYQIGALEALAGAAGATVRYVKPHGALYNTIVHHEEHAQAVVDGVAAFGADLPLLLLPGSVALEKAEKAGLRGVAEAFADRGYTPQGTLVSRREPGAVLHDEDEVAARMVRLATEGVVTAVDGSDVRVAAESICVHGDTPGAVSMAAAVRRALEDAGVTIASFA, from the coding sequence GTGTCTCACGCGCCGCAGATCGACCTGAACTCCGACGTCGGCGAGTCCTTCGGCTCGTGGACGATGGGGGACGACGCCGCCATCATGCCCTCCGTCTCCTCGGCCAACGTCGCCTGCGGGTTCCACGCGGGGGACCCCTCCGGCATCGCCGCGACCTGCCGGGCGGCCGTCGCCGCGGGCGTCACCATCGGCGCGCACGTGGGCTACCGGGACCTCGCCGGCTTCGGCCGCCGCTTCCTGGACTGCTCGCCCACCGAACTCGCCGACGACGTGCTCTACCAGATCGGCGCGCTCGAGGCCCTGGCGGGCGCGGCCGGCGCCACCGTGCGCTATGTGAAGCCGCACGGCGCGCTCTACAACACGATCGTCCACCATGAGGAGCACGCCCAGGCCGTGGTCGACGGCGTCGCCGCCTTCGGCGCGGACCTGCCCCTCCTCCTGCTGCCCGGCTCGGTGGCCCTGGAGAAGGCCGAGAAGGCCGGCCTGCGCGGGGTGGCCGAGGCCTTCGCCGACCGCGGCTACACCCCGCAGGGCACGCTCGTCTCCCGCCGCGAGCCCGGCGCCGTCCTGCACGACGAGGACGAGGTGGCCGCCCGCATGGTGCGCCTGGCCACCGAGGGCGTCGTCACCGCCGTCGACGGCTCGGACGTGCGCGTGGCCGCGGAGAGCATCTGCGTCCACGGCGACACGCCCGGTGCCGTGTCCATGGCCGCCGCCGTCCGCCGCGCCCTCGAGGACGCCGGCGTCACGATCGCGTCGTTCGCGTGA